From the Arthrobacter sp. PM3 genome, one window contains:
- a CDS encoding response regulator transcription factor, whose translation MSRILIVEDEESFSDPLSYLLGKEGFEVEVVDNGIDAITEFDRNGADLVLLDLQLPGQSGTEVCRQLRQRSGVPVIMLTAKDSEIDKVVGLELGADDYVTKPYSSRELVARVRAVLRRQSEPEELVSSTVQAGPVRMDIERHVVSVGGEQIALPLKEFELLEMLLRNSGRVLTRGQLIDRVWGSDYVGDTKTLDVHVKRLRSKIEPDASAPRYLITVRGLGYKFEP comes from the coding sequence TTGAGCAGGATTCTTATTGTGGAGGACGAGGAGTCCTTCAGCGACCCCCTGTCCTATCTTTTGGGCAAGGAAGGCTTCGAAGTCGAGGTGGTGGACAACGGGATCGACGCCATCACCGAATTCGACCGCAACGGCGCCGACCTGGTGCTCCTGGACCTGCAGCTTCCCGGCCAGTCGGGCACGGAAGTGTGCCGCCAGCTCCGGCAGCGCTCCGGCGTGCCCGTGATCATGCTGACGGCCAAGGACTCGGAAATCGACAAGGTGGTGGGGCTGGAGCTGGGCGCCGACGACTACGTCACCAAGCCGTACTCCTCACGGGAGCTCGTGGCCCGGGTCCGGGCCGTGCTGCGGCGCCAGAGCGAACCCGAGGAACTGGTCTCCAGCACGGTGCAGGCCGGTCCGGTCCGGATGGACATCGAACGCCACGTGGTCAGCGTGGGGGGCGAGCAGATCGCCCTGCCGCTCAAGGAATTCGAGCTGCTGGAAATGCTGCTGCGGAACTCCGGCCGGGTCCTGACCCGCGGCCAGCTGATCGACAGGGTCTGGGGCTCCGACTACGTGGGCGACACAAAGACCCTCGACGTCCACGTGAAACGGCTGCGCAGCAAGATCGAGCCGGATGCCTCCGCGCCGCGGTACCTGATCACCGTCCGCGGCCTGGGCTACAAGTTCGAGCCGTAA
- a CDS encoding cell wall metabolism sensor histidine kinase WalK, giving the protein MLIGVIAGLIGLSFGMFGVLAFRVSEQQRHIVDVDVEDPSLPKGAAEVLAVLGRAFVVVDAIDGVVRASPAAYAYGLVRGHTVVHQQLLDMTAKVRRDGVILEKQFELPRGPLGQGTIVVQVRAAVIGDEYILLLADDRTEFTRTEEVRNDFVANVSHELKTPVGAISLLAEALESSADDPDAVKRFAKRMHKESTRLAALVQDIIELSRLQGANVAQQGRPVDINTVVSEAVDRSLLPAESKNIQLVVGGHAEAKVYGDQDLLVTALRNLIDNAIRYSPENTKVGIGIRAKDGLVAVSVTDQGEGLSPEDQERVFERFYRVDAARSRQTGGTGLGLSIVKHVISNHGGEVTLWSQPGQGSTFTIRLPEMEGQDDAEAGEPAKGQPSSQDTRPQRRDAAGVHEQGATA; this is encoded by the coding sequence ATGCTCATCGGCGTGATTGCCGGCCTGATCGGCCTCTCGTTTGGCATGTTCGGCGTCCTCGCATTCAGGGTCAGTGAGCAGCAGCGCCACATCGTCGACGTCGACGTCGAAGACCCCTCACTGCCCAAGGGCGCCGCGGAGGTCCTCGCCGTCCTGGGCCGCGCGTTCGTCGTGGTGGACGCGATCGACGGCGTGGTCCGCGCCAGCCCCGCAGCGTACGCCTACGGCCTGGTCCGGGGGCATACCGTGGTGCACCAGCAGCTACTGGACATGACCGCCAAGGTGCGGCGCGACGGCGTCATCCTGGAAAAGCAGTTCGAGCTCCCGCGCGGCCCGCTCGGCCAGGGCACGATCGTCGTACAGGTCCGGGCCGCCGTGATCGGCGATGAATACATCCTCCTGCTCGCCGATGACCGCACCGAATTCACCCGCACCGAGGAAGTCCGCAACGACTTTGTCGCGAACGTTTCCCACGAACTGAAGACGCCGGTGGGGGCCATCTCGCTCCTGGCGGAGGCCCTCGAATCCTCGGCTGACGACCCCGACGCCGTCAAACGGTTCGCCAAGCGCATGCACAAGGAATCGACAAGGCTGGCCGCCCTGGTCCAGGACATCATCGAGCTCTCCCGGCTGCAGGGCGCCAACGTCGCGCAGCAGGGCCGGCCGGTGGACATCAACACGGTGGTCAGCGAGGCCGTGGACCGCTCCCTGTTGCCTGCCGAGAGCAAGAACATCCAACTGGTGGTCGGCGGGCACGCCGAGGCCAAGGTCTACGGCGACCAGGACCTGCTCGTCACGGCGCTGCGCAACCTGATCGACAACGCCATCCGCTACTCGCCCGAGAACACCAAAGTAGGCATCGGCATCCGGGCCAAGGACGGGCTCGTGGCGGTGTCGGTGACGGACCAGGGCGAGGGGCTCAGCCCGGAGGACCAGGAGCGCGTCTTCGAGCGCTTCTACCGGGTGGATGCCGCCCGGTCCCGGCAGACCGGCGGCACGGGACTGGGCCTGAGCATCGTCAAGCATGTCATTTCCAACCATGGCGGCGAGGTGACCCTCTGGTCCCAGCCTGGCCAGGGTTCCACGTTCACCATTCGACTTCCCGAGATGGAAGGCCAGGACGACGCCGAGGCCGGCGAACCGGCCAAGGGCCAGCCTTCCAGCCAGGACACCAGACCGCAACGACGTGACGCCGCCGGCGTCCATGAGCAAGGAGCTACCGCTTGA
- a CDS encoding 2-C-methyl-D-erythritol 4-phosphate cytidylyltransferase: protein MDTEPTHTSPSGPATAVIVVAAGSGQRLGYGMPKAKVPLGGDSILTHALRGVAAAGIAQQICIALPPGDSELQALCEAFTRELEAGHRRIAAPGHGVQVPVVTVVDGGASRADSVRAAIAALLPGTEAVLVHDAARALAPEAVFHRVAAALRAGASAVIPVIPVVDTVKTVEATTGDGAAVAPELVTGTAHRESLRAVQTPQGFALETLTRAQEAAADFDAAQAALVTDDAMLVELLGVPVHAVRGASQSLKITTPLDLILAEGLLEGPLGARWVEG, encoded by the coding sequence ATGGACACTGAACCGACACATACGTCACCGTCCGGTCCCGCCACCGCTGTGATCGTAGTGGCCGCCGGCTCCGGCCAGCGCCTGGGCTACGGCATGCCGAAGGCCAAAGTTCCGCTGGGCGGGGACAGCATCCTCACCCACGCTTTGCGGGGCGTGGCGGCTGCCGGGATTGCGCAGCAGATCTGCATTGCCCTCCCGCCGGGTGACTCCGAGCTGCAGGCACTGTGCGAGGCCTTCACCCGGGAGCTGGAGGCAGGTCATCGCCGTATCGCGGCCCCCGGCCACGGCGTCCAGGTGCCGGTCGTCACAGTTGTCGACGGCGGCGCGAGCCGCGCCGATTCTGTCCGCGCCGCGATCGCCGCGCTCCTGCCCGGCACTGAAGCGGTGCTGGTCCACGATGCCGCCCGGGCGCTGGCGCCGGAAGCCGTCTTCCACCGGGTGGCCGCGGCGCTTCGTGCCGGCGCCTCGGCCGTGATTCCGGTGATTCCGGTGGTCGACACCGTCAAGACAGTCGAAGCGACCACCGGCGACGGCGCCGCCGTGGCGCCTGAGCTCGTCACCGGTACGGCACACCGGGAGTCGCTCCGGGCCGTCCAGACACCCCAGGGCTTTGCCCTTGAGACGCTGACGCGGGCCCAGGAGGCGGCCGCGGACTTCGACGCCGCCCAGGCGGCCCTCGTCACGGACGACGCGATGCTCGTGGAACTCCTCGGCGTTCCGGTCCACGCCGTGCGCGGCGCCAGCCAGTCGCTGAAGATCACCACGCCCCTGGACCTCATCCTGGCCGAAGGACTGCTCGAGGGCCCCCTCGGCGCGCGCTGGGTGGAGGGATGA
- a CDS encoding CarD family transcriptional regulator produces the protein MVFEVGETVVYPHHGAAKIEEIKMRTVKGEEKMYLKLKVAQGDLTIEVPAENVDLVGVRDVVGKEGLEHVFDVLRAEFTEEPTNWSRRYKANLEKLASGDVIKVAEVVRDLWRRDHDRGLSAGEKRMLAKARQILISELALAEKTDEEKAASVLDEVLAS, from the coding sequence ATGGTTTTTGAGGTCGGCGAGACAGTAGTTTACCCTCACCACGGTGCAGCGAAAATTGAAGAAATCAAGATGCGCACCGTCAAGGGCGAAGAGAAGATGTATCTCAAGCTCAAGGTGGCTCAGGGTGATCTGACCATTGAAGTTCCAGCAGAAAACGTTGACCTGGTTGGGGTGCGGGACGTAGTGGGCAAGGAAGGCTTGGAGCACGTATTCGACGTGCTGCGGGCCGAGTTCACTGAAGAGCCTACCAACTGGTCGCGTCGTTACAAGGCAAACCTGGAAAAGCTTGCTTCCGGTGACGTCATCAAGGTGGCGGAGGTCGTCCGTGACCTGTGGCGCCGTGATCACGACCGGGGACTCTCCGCCGGAGAGAAGCGCATGCTGGCCAAGGCCCGCCAGATCCTCATTTCGGAACTGGCACTGGCTGAAAAGACGGACGAAGAGAAGGCTGCCAGCGTTCTCGACGAGGTCTTGGCTTCCTGA